The Candidatus Methanomethylophilaceae archaeon genome segment GGCCGACAAAGCTATCGCCGATACGGAAGCGGAGATGTCGGCCAAAGTCGGGCCTGAGTACGACGGGATAAAGTCGCGCATCACCGACGCCATGATCGAGAAGGCCACCAAGAACAGGGACAAGGAGAATGCCGAGAGCGATCTGGAGAGCGAGGAGGAGTTCAGATCATCTTACGAGGCCATCATCGCCGAGAACACCGAGAGGATCGCCGAGCTGGAGCGTTCCCGCGAGTCCGGCATGTCTGAGCTGAAGTCGCTGGAATCCCAGAAGTTAACCGCCGAAGAAGAGGAGAAAAGCGTTTCTATGAAGATCTCCGAGGCCGGCGGCGAGCATGAGGAACTTCAGAAGAGGCTGGAGAAGGCCGATGCGGATTCTGAGGCGCGCTCAGAGGAGTTCAGGAACGCATCTTCCGCGCTGGCCAAGGCCGAGAAGGAGGATGAAGACGCCGGAAACGCCCTTTCCGTACAGGAAGACAGAGCCAATACACTTGATTTCGAGATCAAAGACGCGAAATGGAGCCTGAAGCAGCTGCAGGCGGAGTCCGGGCCGGACCTGGATGACATCCAGAATCGCATGGCGCAGGTGAGGAAGCGCGAGTCCGAACTCGAGACGCAGGTCAAGGAGCTTACCGAGGCCTACAGGAAGCGCGAGTCCGAGTACAATTCGATTCAGATAGACAAAAGGGCGTCGGAGAAGGCCGGCCGCGGAAGCATGGCTGTGGAGGCAATCCTGGGCCTGAGGAACAAAGGCCAGATGAAAGGCATCCACGGGACCGTCCAGGAGCTCGCAACCGTCGACAAACAGTATGAGACCGCCCTTTCGGTGGCCGCCGGCGGAAAGATGCAGGCCGTAGTCGTCGACGACGATCAGGTGGCCGCCGACGCTATCGATTACCTCAAGAAAGAGAGGCTCGGGCGCGTGACGTTCCTGCCGATCACGAAGATGATGGGAGGCAAACCCCGCGCCAAAGCCATAATGAGCCAGAAGGAAGCCATCGGATTTGCCATAGACCTGATAGATTTCAACGACAAATACTACAATGTCTTCTGGTACGTCCTTTCCGATACGCTGGTCGTCAAGGACATGGACGTCGCCCGCCGCATAATGGGCGGCATAAGGATCGTCACCCTCCAGGGAGAGGTCATCGAGGCGTCCGGCGCCATGGTCGGAGGGACCGTCAGCCAGCAGAGCATGATGAAGTTCGGCCCAGCATCCGAGGACAAGCTGGCGGAGGCCGGGGACAGGATGAGGAAAGCCAAGGAAGCTCTGGATTCCGCCGAGAGCGACCTCAGGCAGACCCGCGACGAGTATCGCAAGCTCAGCGACGAGTTCAGGATAGCCAGCTCCTCCGGGAGGGAGTCCATGGGCAAGATCGCCGAGATCAAAGGGCAGATATCCCAGCTGGAGAAATCCAAAACAGCGGCGGACTCGGAGCTCAAGGAATGCAGGGAGAGGGCGGAGAAAGCATCAGCCGATCTGTCCGCCGTCCGTCTGGCCTATTCCAAGGCTCAGGAGGCCCTGGATTCGATAAACGAGGAGAGGGCAGGCATAAAGGCCCGCATCGCGGAGATCGCTCCGGCCGAGCTTCAGCAGCGCATGCAGAGCGTCCGCGACGCCATCTTCGGGCTCACCGGCAGGATATCCGATCTGAAGCTTTCGGTCGCCTCCTCCGAGACGGAGATGGAAGGCCTCAGGAAG includes the following:
- a CDS encoding chromosome segregation protein SMC, whose product is ADKAIADTEAEMSAKVGPEYDGIKSRITDAMIEKATKNRDKENAESDLESEEEFRSSYEAIIAENTERIAELERSRESGMSELKSLESQKLTAEEEEKSVSMKISEAGGEHEELQKRLEKADADSEARSEEFRNASSALAKAEKEDEDAGNALSVQEDRANTLDFEIKDAKWSLKQLQAESGPDLDDIQNRMAQVRKRESELETQVKELTEAYRKRESEYNSIQIDKRASEKAGRGSMAVEAILGLRNKGQMKGIHGTVQELATVDKQYETALSVAAGGKMQAVVVDDDQVAADAIDYLKKERLGRVTFLPITKMMGGKPRAKAIMSQKEAIGFAIDLIDFNDKYYNVFWYVLSDTLVVKDMDVARRIMGGIRIVTLQGEVIEASGAMVGGTVSQQSMMKFGPASEDKLAEAGDRMRKAKEALDSAESDLRQTRDEYRKLSDEFRIASSSGRESMGKIAEIKGQISQLEKSKTAADSELKECRERAEKASADLSAVRLAYSKAQEALDSINEERAGIKARIAEIAPAELQQRMQSVRDAIFGLTGRISDLKLSVASSETEMEGLRKQNESYGKQLEAAKAAIEEDNAAISAANEAIARIDVDLGALRAILAEMESGLKELGKKKEGFAAKKRSLEESVREISKEIETKTALLESYRAQALQSEASLTDLKIAVDALTIQVPEPVPSEEEIRRRIRGFERTISDLGNVNLRSIEEYDAKKSRYDSLMRETAELNGRISELNSLMDDLIAKKKGLFMSSYDAVNENFKAIYAQLSGGGEAFMGLDDEDDPFAGGLMINAKPRNGKLLRLEALSGGEKSLTALSFIFAIQEYQPSPFYVLDEVDMFLDSVNAEMVAKRVRESSQKAQFIQVSLRKVTLALADHLIGVTRPPSGISKVIMQPDIAEVSKYEEEALKKQKEGS